The following DNA comes from Terriglobia bacterium.
GGCCGAGGAATTGGCAGGGCATCTTGCAAACTGCTCAAGTACTGTCTTCGATCGCTGTGACTTCCCTCGTGGTTTCCACCAGTTTCTAACTGCGAACTGGCTTGCCTAGACTCAGGGACGGTGCAGGGTGATTGAATCTCTGAAGCCTGTTGTCGCAAAACTCGTCATCGGGTTACTGCTTGGTGGCGCCGCATGGGCGCAGTCCCCTCCCGGCAATAGCGACTCCACTGCGCCAGTATGTACCGATCTGTCGGGCAAGATTCCACTACCCTGTCCCGGACAAAAGAACCCCGCGCCGGCCCGGCCTGCTAAAGCACCCGCACCGGCGCCGGCCCCAGCGTCTGATGTGCAAGGGATGTCGGCACCGGCTGCCCAGGCGAGTCAGCGTGACGCATCTGCCGCAACTGGGCTGCATCCGATTTCGGCTACCACACCCCCGCCGGTAAAGGTAGAACCGCCTCATGCGGAGCCGCCGCCGTCCGCGAGCAGTTCCGCGTCTGCCGCGCTCGTACCGACGCAGGGCTGCACGGATCTGTCCGGCAGGCATGCGGTGCCCTGTCCAGCCAAGACTTATGCCGTGGTTGCGACGGAGGCGACTCGCGGTCCGGATGCGGGTCCCGGTGCGACTCCTTCCGGTGCAGCTTCCTCGGCTGCCGTTGAACCGAAACCGGATTCGCCACCGGCCGGCCCCAGTGGTCATTCGCCCGAGCGGGCGTTGGTCCGCAACCTCGTCCAGGACCAGAAGGACATCTGGACCAGTCCCCTGCGCTTGCGTCTCAACGACGTCCAGTGGCTCGTTCCTCTCCTGGCAGCGGGAACCGTAGCCGCTCTCAGCGATACTGATATCCAGCGCCATCTGCCCACCAGCGCCACGCTGCAGTCGCGCAGCAAAAGTTATTCCACTTACGGTGCGGTTGCGTTCGCGGGCGCCACCGGCGCCGCCTGGCTCTGGGGACGCTCCACTCACAACGACCATTTGCGGGAGACCGGCATTCTGAGCGGCGAAGCCGCCCTGGATAGCTTCGCGCTGACCTATGCGATCAAGAGCGTCACCCAGCGCGACCGGCCGTATCAGGGCAGCGGGCACGGTACTTTCTTTTCCAACGGCGACTCCTTCCCCTCCGAACACGCCGCCGCTGCCTGGTCGATGGCCACGGTAATCGCGCACGAATATCCCGGGCCCTTCACCCAGCTGTTGGCTTACGGCGGCGCTGCCGCGGTGAGCGCCCTGCGGGTCACCGCCCGCCAGCACTTCACTTCCGATGCCCTGGTCGGAAGCGCGCTCGGATATTTCGTCGGCCGTCACGTCTACAATGCACACCACGACCGTGAGGACCTGGCCAGGTATGGCACGTTTGAACGTTTGCCCACGGCCGAAACGCCGCGCTCGCCCGAGAATATGGGTTCCGCGTTCGTGCCGCTCGATAGCTGGGTCTACGATGCCTTCGATCGCCTGGCTGCGCTCGGTTACATCCACACTGCGTTTACTGGCCTGCGGCCGTGGACCAGGCTGGAATGCCTGCGCCTGGTAGACGAGGCCGCACCCGCGCTACAGGAGTCAACCGGCGACAACGACGCAGTCCTTCGGCTGTTCCGCAGCTTGCAGGCCGAGTTTGCTCTCGATGCCGAAAGCGTTGCCGGCGGACGCAACCTCAGTGCTGAACTCGAGTCCCTCTACACGCGCTTCACCGGCATTTCCGGCAAGCCGCTCAACGACGGCTACCACTTCGGGCAAACCCTCATCAACGACTACGGCCGGCCCTACCAGCAGGGCTTCAACATGGTGTCGGGATTTTCTGCCCGCGCCGAGGCCGGCCCGCTCGCCTTCTACGTCCGTGGCGAATACCAGCACGCCCCGGCAGGTCCCGCCTATCCGTTGAACGTGCGTACGCTCATCAGCACGGTTGACTGGAATCCTGTGCTGCCCGCCACTCCGGTAGCGGGCCACGATGACTTCCGTTTGCTCGACACTTATGTCGCCTTAAACATCAAGAACAATGAATTCTCCTTCGGCCGGCAGAGCGTGTGGTGGGGTCCCGGCCAGGGCGGTGCGTTGATGTTCTCGGACAACGCTGAGCCCTTCTACATGCTCCGCTGGAACCACGTGAGCCCTTCAGCGCTGCCCTCGTTCCTGCACCTGCTCGGCCCCATGCGGACAGATATGTTCGTGGGAAAACTTGAGGGCCATCACTTCCCGGCAGATCCATTTATTTCAGCCCAGAAGGTCAGCTTCAAGCCGACCGAGAATCTTGAGTTGGGCTTTTCGAAGCTGTCCATTTTCGCCGGCGGAGGCCGCACGCTGACTTGGTACAATTTCTACAAGTCAAGCTTCAGCATAAACGACACTACTTCACTAACGCTTCAGCAGTATCTCGCAAACAAGTACGACGTCGGGGATCACCGCGGTGGCTTCGATTTCTCGTACCGCCTTCCCGGGTTGCGCAATTGGCTGACCCTCTACAGTGACTCCCTCGTGGACGATGATCCTTCCCCCTTGGCAGCGCCGCGCCGGGCTGCGATCAACCCCGGCATCTACCTGTCGCACGTGCCGGGCCTCCCAAGACTCGATTTCCGCGCCGAGGCAGTCAACACCGATCCGCCCACCGGCCGCAGTTTGGGCGGAAATTTCATTTACTGGGAAAACGTTTATCACGACTCCCATACCAACGCCGGCAATCTCATGGGAGACTGGATCGGGAGGGAAGGCAAGGGTCTGCAGCTCTGGTCCACGTATTGGCTCTCCGGCGTCAGCACGGTCCGTGTTGGCTACCGCAATGCTCACATCGCTCACGACTTTATTCCCGGAGGCGGCAGTCTGAACGATTTCTCCGCCAGAACCGACCTTCGCCTCCGCCGCGATCTGTTCTTGACAGGCTGGATGCAATACGAACGCTGGAACCTGCCGCTGCTCGCCGTCACCCCACAGACGAACTTTTCGGCATCCTTTCAGTTGACGTTCCGTCCCGGCTGGCGGCTGGAAAAGAAACACTGAACATAAATGTCTTTAACCGAGGTGGCGCCGCTTTGAAACAAAGAGCCTTGATCACCGGCATTACCGGCCAGGATGGCTCCTACCTGGCGGAATTTCTGCTCGCAAAGAACTACCAGGTATTCGGTCTGGTGCGGCGAAGCAGTACCATCAATTTCGAACGAATCGCGCACCTGCAGGATCGCGTGACTCTCCTCCCCGGCGATCTCCTGGATCCCAGCTCGCTGGTCAGTGCCATGCAGCAGGCGGAGCCTGACGAGGTGTACAACCTTGCCGCGCAGTCTTTTGTGCCGACTTCCTGGAATCAGCCGGTGTTGACCGGCGAATTTACCGCGCTCGGTGTCACCCGCATGTTGGAAGCGATTCGCATCGTGAATCCGAAGATTCGCTTTTACCAGGGTTCTTCCAGCGAAATGTTCGGCATGGTCCAGGAATCGCCGCAGAACGAAACGACCCGTTTTTACCCGCGCAGTCCTTACGGTGTCGCCAAGTTATACGGCCACTGGATGACCATCAACTGCCGCGAAAGTTATGGCATGTTTTGCTCGTCGGGCATCTTGTTCAATCACGAGTCGCCTCGCCGCGGCATCGAATTTGTGACCCGCAGGGTCAGCTACGGGGTGGCCCGAATCAAGCTTGGGCTCGAGGACAAATTGAAGATCGGCAACCTGGACGCGGAACGCGACTGGGGATTTGCCGGCGATTATGTGCGTGCGATGTGGTTGATGCTGCAGCACAACCACCCCGATGACTTTGTTATTGCCACCGGGGTTACCCATTCCGTGCGCCAGTTGGTGGAACTGGCTTTCACCCACGCCGGTCTCGATTATCGGGACCATATCGAAGTCGATCCTGCGCTCCTCCGCCCGGCGGAGGTACATCATTTGCGAGGAGATTGTGCGAAAGCCCGCCGCGAACTCGGTTGGATTCCAGTGGTCAGTTTCGAGCAACTGGTCGCAATGATGGTTGACAGCGATCTGGAGCTGGTCAGCGCGACCGCCGGCAAGGTGGCCACGACTGCGGCGGCGCGGTGATCGGCATCGCGGGCCTAATCGTCCCTTCTGAGTCATGCGAGCTCTAATCACCGGGGGAACCGGGTTTGCCGGCGGGTACCTGAGCGAGTTTCTCCTGGCTCAGGGATGGAGTGTCACGGCAGTTTCCAACATTCGAGATTCCGCCGGTCCTCCCGGCGTGAATGTCGTCACGGCTGACGTTTCCAATGCCGAGGCAATCGCGCGTGTTATCCATGAGGTGCAGCCCGATCACGTTTATCACTTGGCGGCCATCTCTTCGGTCCCGGATTCGTGGCGCGACCCGCAACTCACCTTGACGGTGAACGTCTGGGGCACGTACAACGTGTTTCGGGCATGCGAGCATCTGGCTCAGCCGGTTCGCATTCTTTACGTAAGCACCGCCCACGTTTACAGCACCGGCTGCCCGACTCCCATCCGCGAGGACTGGCCGGTCCGCCCCGCCACGCCCTATGCCTCCAGCAAAGCGATGGGAGAAATCGCTGCGCTTCAGTTTGTCGCACACGGAAGCCACATTGTGATTGCCCGGCCGTTCAATCACTCCGGTCCAAGGCAGACCCCTGACTTTGTGCTGCCGGCGTTGACCAGGCAGGTCGCCGAAATTCAGGCGGGTCTGCGCCCGCCGGTGGTCGAAGCCGGCGACCTCAATGTACGCCGTGATTTGCTGGACGTCCGCGACGCCGTGCGCGCGTATTATTGTCTGCTGGCCGACGGTGTGCCCGGTGAGGCCTATAACGTCTGTTCCGGCTTCCCCTGCCTTCTTACTGACGTGGTGGATGCTCTGAAGAACATGGCCGGCGTTAATTTCGACCTTGCGTTGAAGCAGGGTCTCGGCCACTCAGGCCAGCCATCGACGGTCGTGGGTGATTTTGCAAAAATACAGAAACAGACCCGCTGGTGCCCCACGATTCCGTTGGAACGAACGCTGCGGGATCTGCTTGAATACTGGCGAACACAACCTCGCCGTTCCGTCGGCAGTTCGGCCGTCTCTTGTTCGTGATCTACTGAGAGCAAGTAGGGAATTCCAGCAACCGTAGATTGATGTAACCATGGATTACGACAGCGCGACCGATCAGCACGAAACGCTGGAAGACCGGATTCCTGATTCGGTCATTCTGCCCGCCCCGGCGCCGCGTGGCCGGCTTGCCTTTACCAGGCTGCTTTGGGAGCGGCGGGCTCTTCTATGGCGCCTTACGTGGCGTACGGCTGTCGCCGCCACGATTGTGGCCTTTCTCCTGCCAAAAACATGGACATCCGTTGTCCGTCTCATGCCTCCTGACCAGGCGCCCGGTGGCTTGTCGGCCTTGGCCTCGCTCTCCTCGTTCACGTCGCGAGTCGGGGATTCTGTGCCAGGTCTTGCTTCTCCCGGCGGGCTGGCGAGCGATCTGTTGGGGGGCAAGAATAATGGCGCATTGTTTGTCGGTGTGCTTCGCAGTCGCACCGTGCAGGATCGGCTGATCAATCGTTTTGACCTTCGCCGCGTCTACTTCGTCAAAACCTACGAAAGCGCTCGCAAGATCCTCTCCGAACGTAGCGATATTGTGGAGGACCGGCGGAGCGGCATTATCACGGTTTCGGTGCGTGATCGGGACCCAAATCGGGCGCGCGATCTCGCCAGCGCCTACATCAATGAGCTGGACCGCCTGATGGCCGAGGTCAGCACTTCCTCGGCGCGCCGCGAACGCATATTCCTGGAGCAGCGCCTGGTTGCCGTCAAGGCCGATCTCGACCTCGCTTCCAAGCAGTTGAGCGAATTCTCCAGCAAGAATGCCACGTTGGACGTTTCGGTTCAGGGCAAGGCCATGCTGGAAGCCGCCGCCACATTGCAGGGGCAGTTGATCGCGGCTGAGTCCGAGCTCCGCGGCTTGGAAGCAATTTATACCGAGAACAATGTGCGAGTGCGTTCCTTGCGTGCCCGCATTAAGGAACTCCAGAGTCAATTGGATAAGCTCGGCGGCAGCAGTACCAGGCCTGACATGACGGGCGGCAACGAGCCACCCTATCCCTCGATCCGTCAGCTGCCGGTGCTCGGTCTTACCTACGCCGACCTTTATCGCAGGACTAGGATTCAAGAGGTGGTCTACGAGACACTGATCCGGCAATACGAGCTTGCCAAGGTACAGGAGGCGAAGGAAATTCCGACCGTCAAGGTCCTGGATGCGCCTCTAGTTCCGGAGAAGAAGACTTCGCCCCAGCGGCTGCAGATCATCTTTGCGGCCTCCGCACTCGCTTTTCTGTTCGGCGTCGCCTGGCTGGGCGGCCGGATGAAGTGGGAGGCCCTCGATCCTGCGGATCCTCGCAAGCTTTTGGCCGAGGAAATGTTCGGAACCGTGCAAGCGAGTCTCTCCGGCCGGCGACAGCAACTCCTGGAATCGAGTTCTGTCGGGAAATGGTGGAGGCAGCGTCGCCTGACCTCCGGCCACCCTTCCGAGGAGCCCTGAACCTCGGCTCGCGGCCTGCACCCCCGCTTCCTAAGAATCCCAGATCATTGTTTCCCGGGCAGCTAAGCGCCGTTGCCGTTGCGTCTCGTCGAGGAAGTGACACCTAAGGTCAAG
Coding sequences within:
- a CDS encoding phosphatase PAP2 family protein: MSAPAAQASQRDASAATGLHPISATTPPPVKVEPPHAEPPPSASSSASAALVPTQGCTDLSGRHAVPCPAKTYAVVATEATRGPDAGPGATPSGAASSAAVEPKPDSPPAGPSGHSPERALVRNLVQDQKDIWTSPLRLRLNDVQWLVPLLAAGTVAALSDTDIQRHLPTSATLQSRSKSYSTYGAVAFAGATGAAWLWGRSTHNDHLRETGILSGEAALDSFALTYAIKSVTQRDRPYQGSGHGTFFSNGDSFPSEHAAAAWSMATVIAHEYPGPFTQLLAYGGAAAVSALRVTARQHFTSDALVGSALGYFVGRHVYNAHHDREDLARYGTFERLPTAETPRSPENMGSAFVPLDSWVYDAFDRLAALGYIHTAFTGLRPWTRLECLRLVDEAAPALQESTGDNDAVLRLFRSLQAEFALDAESVAGGRNLSAELESLYTRFTGISGKPLNDGYHFGQTLINDYGRPYQQGFNMVSGFSARAEAGPLAFYVRGEYQHAPAGPAYPLNVRTLISTVDWNPVLPATPVAGHDDFRLLDTYVALNIKNNEFSFGRQSVWWGPGQGGALMFSDNAEPFYMLRWNHVSPSALPSFLHLLGPMRTDMFVGKLEGHHFPADPFISAQKVSFKPTENLELGFSKLSIFAGGGRTLTWYNFYKSSFSINDTTSLTLQQYLANKYDVGDHRGGFDFSYRLPGLRNWLTLYSDSLVDDDPSPLAAPRRAAINPGIYLSHVPGLPRLDFRAEAVNTDPPTGRSLGGNFIYWENVYHDSHTNAGNLMGDWIGREGKGLQLWSTYWLSGVSTVRVGYRNAHIAHDFIPGGGSLNDFSARTDLRLRRDLFLTGWMQYERWNLPLLAVTPQTNFSASFQLTFRPGWRLEKKH
- the gmd gene encoding GDP-mannose 4,6-dehydratase — encoded protein: MKQRALITGITGQDGSYLAEFLLAKNYQVFGLVRRSSTINFERIAHLQDRVTLLPGDLLDPSSLVSAMQQAEPDEVYNLAAQSFVPTSWNQPVLTGEFTALGVTRMLEAIRIVNPKIRFYQGSSSEMFGMVQESPQNETTRFYPRSPYGVAKLYGHWMTINCRESYGMFCSSGILFNHESPRRGIEFVTRRVSYGVARIKLGLEDKLKIGNLDAERDWGFAGDYVRAMWLMLQHNHPDDFVIATGVTHSVRQLVELAFTHAGLDYRDHIEVDPALLRPAEVHHLRGDCAKARRELGWIPVVSFEQLVAMMVDSDLELVSATAGKVATTAAAR
- a CDS encoding GDP-mannose 4,6-dehydratase yields the protein MRALITGGTGFAGGYLSEFLLAQGWSVTAVSNIRDSAGPPGVNVVTADVSNAEAIARVIHEVQPDHVYHLAAISSVPDSWRDPQLTLTVNVWGTYNVFRACEHLAQPVRILYVSTAHVYSTGCPTPIREDWPVRPATPYASSKAMGEIAALQFVAHGSHIVIARPFNHSGPRQTPDFVLPALTRQVAEIQAGLRPPVVEAGDLNVRRDLLDVRDAVRAYYCLLADGVPGEAYNVCSGFPCLLTDVVDALKNMAGVNFDLALKQGLGHSGQPSTVVGDFAKIQKQTRWCPTIPLERTLRDLLEYWRTQPRRSVGSSAVSCS
- a CDS encoding lipopolysaccharide biosynthesis protein codes for the protein MDYDSATDQHETLEDRIPDSVILPAPAPRGRLAFTRLLWERRALLWRLTWRTAVAATIVAFLLPKTWTSVVRLMPPDQAPGGLSALASLSSFTSRVGDSVPGLASPGGLASDLLGGKNNGALFVGVLRSRTVQDRLINRFDLRRVYFVKTYESARKILSERSDIVEDRRSGIITVSVRDRDPNRARDLASAYINELDRLMAEVSTSSARRERIFLEQRLVAVKADLDLASKQLSEFSSKNATLDVSVQGKAMLEAAATLQGQLIAAESELRGLEAIYTENNVRVRSLRARIKELQSQLDKLGGSSTRPDMTGGNEPPYPSIRQLPVLGLTYADLYRRTRIQEVVYETLIRQYELAKVQEAKEIPTVKVLDAPLVPEKKTSPQRLQIIFAASALAFLFGVAWLGGRMKWEALDPADPRKLLAEEMFGTVQASLSGRRQQLLESSSVGKWWRQRRLTSGHPSEEP